One part of the Nostoc sp. PCC 7120 = FACHB-418 genome encodes these proteins:
- a CDS encoding TonB-dependent siderophore receptor codes for MKRCDLTAGIRLWLFVSIWAYLAQPGLAEEKILDIPQLGNIDFPATSAKLLVQKPSPTNPPATSGEVIGITGVKANPTEKGVEVILETTAGDKLQVANRSTGNNFIADITGGQLSLPDGNAFTFKSEKPIEGITEIIVTNIDANTVRVTVVGQKALPAVELFDDNTGLIFTVASMATTAQKPEEKPEEQPAAQQDDPIELVVTGEADSYRVPNASAATRTDTPLRDIPQSIQVVPQQVLKDQQVNTLNEALQNVSGVIQTASNYSQFASFTIRGFNSFDQGGNNFTRNGLGYRFGSQGTNFSNIERIEVLRGPGSVLFGSGNPGGTINIVTKQPLSEPFYSVEAAIGSYDFYRGAIDLSGPLDDSKTALYRLNASYEKADNFVDFNDRENFSVASTLSFALGENTTLTLDQEYNKVNQGYYNGVPAVGTVLPNLNGRIPRNRSIGQADSTYSPEIVRVGYNLEHKFSEDWLLRNAFYYSHFYNKTRDTYFANALDPDQRTLQRGVQDADDRYQTYDLSTNVVGKFSTGSIKHQLLFGVDLSRYDQYQSEYEGRTGTPLDLFNPDYRPERFEVLFAGNEATLTDSLGVYIQDQVTFAENFKLLLGGRFDIFEQTKTDRLSNTEQFQSGSAFSPRVGIVYQPIPPISLYASYSRSFTPTIGRASDGEQFEPGRGTQYEIGVKADINEKLSATLAFYDLTRSNVTTNDPANPEFSIQTGEQNSRGIELNVAGEILPGWNIIAGYAYTDARITQDNSLPIGNRLNNVPEHSLSLWTTYELQKGNLQGLGFGLGLFYLGDRQGDLANSFNLPSYLRTDAAIFYKRDRFRAALNIRNLFDLKYFESAYSDLTVYPAEPLTLQGTVSWQF; via the coding sequence ATGAAGCGTTGCGACTTGACCGCAGGTATTCGTTTGTGGCTTTTTGTGAGTATTTGGGCATATTTGGCACAACCGGGATTAGCCGAGGAAAAGATACTCGATATACCCCAACTAGGAAACATAGACTTTCCTGCAACTAGCGCAAAATTATTGGTGCAAAAACCATCACCAACCAATCCACCTGCAACAAGTGGCGAAGTTATTGGTATTACAGGAGTAAAAGCCAACCCCACCGAGAAGGGTGTGGAGGTGATTTTAGAGACAACCGCAGGGGATAAACTACAAGTTGCTAACCGCAGTACGGGGAATAATTTCATTGCAGATATCACTGGTGGGCAGTTAAGTTTACCTGATGGCAATGCTTTCACCTTTAAGTCAGAAAAACCCATCGAGGGAATTACAGAAATTATAGTTACAAATATTGATGCGAATACGGTGCGGGTAACGGTGGTTGGTCAGAAAGCGTTACCTGCGGTTGAGTTATTTGATGATAATACGGGGTTGATTTTTACCGTTGCATCTATGGCGACAACAGCCCAAAAACCAGAAGAAAAACCGGAGGAACAACCCGCAGCGCAGCAGGATGACCCGATTGAGTTGGTGGTAACGGGGGAAGCAGATAGTTATCGTGTACCCAATGCAAGTGCAGCGACGCGGACAGATACACCATTGCGGGACATTCCCCAGTCGATTCAGGTTGTACCGCAACAGGTACTCAAAGATCAGCAAGTTAATACCCTAAACGAAGCACTCCAAAATGTTAGCGGTGTGATTCAAACAGCTTCTAATTACTCTCAGTTTGCCAGTTTCACAATTCGAGGATTTAATTCTTTTGACCAAGGAGGTAATAATTTTACTAGAAATGGATTGGGCTATCGTTTTGGAAGTCAAGGCACAAATTTTTCTAATATTGAACGCATAGAAGTTCTCAGAGGCCCTGGTTCAGTTTTATTTGGTAGTGGTAATCCTGGTGGTACTATCAATATTGTGACAAAACAACCACTAAGTGAACCTTTCTACTCTGTGGAAGCTGCAATTGGTAGCTATGATTTTTATCGAGGTGCAATTGATTTATCTGGCCCGTTAGATGATTCTAAAACAGCACTGTATAGACTGAATGCGTCCTACGAGAAAGCGGATAACTTTGTCGATTTTAATGATCGAGAGAATTTTTCTGTTGCATCAACTTTGAGCTTTGCCCTTGGTGAAAATACAACTTTGACCCTAGACCAAGAATACAATAAGGTCAATCAGGGTTATTACAATGGTGTCCCGGCTGTTGGTACTGTGTTGCCTAATCTCAACGGCAGGATACCTCGTAACCGCAGCATTGGACAAGCAGATAGCACTTATAGCCCAGAAATTGTGAGAGTTGGGTACAACTTAGAGCATAAATTCAGTGAAGATTGGCTGTTGCGAAATGCCTTTTACTATTCACACTTTTACAATAAAACTAGAGATACTTACTTCGCTAATGCTCTCGATCCTGACCAAAGAACATTACAGCGTGGTGTGCAAGATGCTGATGATAGGTATCAAACCTATGACCTCAGCACAAATGTTGTCGGTAAATTTTCCACCGGTTCTATCAAGCATCAACTTCTATTTGGTGTCGATTTGAGCAGATACGATCAATATCAGTCAGAATATGAGGGACGAACTGGTACACCGCTCGATCTTTTCAACCCAGATTATCGCCCAGAGAGGTTTGAGGTACTTTTTGCTGGTAACGAAGCTACATTAACAGATTCTTTGGGTGTCTACATTCAGGATCAAGTAACATTCGCGGAAAATTTTAAGTTACTTCTTGGTGGTCGATTTGATATCTTTGAGCAGACAAAAACAGATCGTCTCAGCAATACCGAACAGTTTCAATCTGGAAGTGCCTTTAGTCCCCGTGTGGGAATTGTCTATCAACCCATTCCTCCTATTTCTCTGTATGCAAGTTACAGTCGCTCATTCACCCCAACTATTGGTAGAGCTTCTGATGGTGAGCAATTTGAACCAGGACGCGGTACTCAGTATGAGATAGGAGTTAAAGCAGATATTAACGAAAAACTATCTGCAACGCTCGCTTTTTATGATCTTACTCGCTCGAATGTTACTACAAACGATCCTGCTAATCCAGAATTTTCCATTCAAACAGGGGAACAAAACAGTCGCGGTATTGAATTAAACGTGGCGGGGGAAATACTTCCTGGATGGAACATCATTGCAGGATATGCTTATACAGATGCACGCATTACTCAAGATAATTCATTGCCAATTGGCAATCGTTTAAACAATGTGCCAGAACATAGTTTAAGTTTATGGACGACTTATGAATTGCAAAAAGGTAATTTGCAGGGATTAGGTTTTGGACTAGGATTGTTTTATTTGGGCGATCGCCAAGGAGATTTAGCAAATAGCTTTAATTTACCTAGCTATCTTCGCACCGATGCGGCTATTTTTTACAAACGCGATCGCTTTAGGGCTGCACTTAACATCAGGAATTTATTTGATCTGAAGTATTTTGAGTCAGCTTATTCTGATTTAACAGTTTATCCAGCAGAACCTTTAACTTTACAAGGGACAGTTTCATGGCAGTTTTAA
- a CDS encoding Rpn family recombination-promoting nuclease/putative transposase, whose amino-acid sequence MRRDSIFYKLFQQSPSLLFELLTNPPSNADEYIFDSVAVKEPKFEIDGVFLPPQNQNPGVVYFCEVQFQRDERLYERVFAETYLYFYRNRDRFSNLQIVIIYPSHSLEQTDISPYLSQLNSPQVHRIYLDELGDIRSLPVWVGLMVLTTLEENRATEEARYLLARSQQEVPQPENRAIIDLLTTIMVYKFEGKSRREVEEMLGITLKETRVYREIKEEGREEGREEGREEGREEGEKSLVLRQLNRRVGMLPQEVRSQVESLSLEQLENLGEALLDFTSMADLDAWLSGLDANS is encoded by the coding sequence ATGCGTCGAGATTCGATATTTTATAAACTATTTCAACAATCTCCCAGTTTGTTATTTGAGTTATTGACAAATCCACCAAGTAATGCAGATGAATATATATTTGATTCGGTAGCTGTTAAAGAGCCTAAATTTGAAATTGACGGTGTATTTTTACCTCCACAAAATCAAAATCCTGGGGTTGTTTACTTCTGTGAGGTGCAGTTTCAACGGGATGAAAGACTATACGAAAGGGTGTTTGCAGAAACCTATCTGTACTTTTATCGCAACCGTGACAGGTTTAGCAATTTACAAATCGTCATCATTTACCCATCCCACAGCTTAGAACAAACTGATATTAGTCCTTACCTGAGTCAACTTAATAGCCCCCAGGTACATCGGATATATTTAGATGAGTTAGGAGATATTCGTTCTTTACCTGTGTGGGTTGGGTTGATGGTGTTGACTACCCTGGAAGAAAATCGTGCAACCGAAGAAGCAAGATACTTACTAGCAAGAAGTCAACAGGAAGTACCTCAACCAGAAAATCGTGCCATCATAGATTTATTGACGACAATCATGGTTTATAAATTTGAAGGTAAAAGCCGACGGGAGGTCGAAGAGATGTTAGGAATTACACTCAAAGAAACACGGGTTTACCGCGAAATCAAGGAAGAAGGAAGGGAAGAAGGAAGGGAAGAAGGAAGGGAGGAAGGAAGGGAAGAAGGAGAAAAATCGCTCGTTTTGCGTCAATTAAATCGACGTGTAGGGATGTTACCGCAGGAAGTGCGATCGCAGGTTGAATCCCTTTCGTTGGAACAATTGGAAAATCTCGGTGAGGCGTTGCTTGATTTTACCAGCATGGCTGATTTAGATGCTTGGTTGTCGGGGTTGGATGCTAATTCTTAA
- a CDS encoding AraC family transcriptional regulator, which produces MTITLTLAEEEELYAQAAQNSIYKSALPFFESWSEIPKQLGKGYIQWIEVYPELWLKIEEYQYSDDVIFQYPESEHPLQFSVLTSGICRDNFGQVGGGYTAISGGGIQPSKNIFYTKSQKIVSVDIQMPPQLLATFFPGQDGEIPPELTIFAKGEDWQTLIFPEATTAVNLVARQIINCPYEGMTKRMYLQGKVIELMALQLAPILAEHKKSQPSPRLRRETIDSIYQAREILLSRLENTPSLLDLAQTVGVSERTLRRGFQELFNTTVFGYLTNQRMEKAEKLLCSGQFPITEVAMMVGYSSSSHFTAAFKRQFGITPRECAAGKLSVWR; this is translated from the coding sequence ATGACCATTACCCTAACCCTAGCGGAAGAAGAAGAACTATATGCACAGGCAGCGCAAAACAGTATATATAAATCTGCGTTGCCATTCTTTGAATCTTGGAGCGAAATACCCAAGCAACTCGGTAAAGGCTATATACAATGGATTGAGGTATATCCCGAACTTTGGTTAAAAATAGAGGAATATCAATATAGTGATGATGTCATATTTCAATACCCGGAATCAGAGCATCCTTTGCAATTTAGTGTTTTGACTTCAGGGATATGTAGAGATAATTTTGGGCAAGTGGGAGGCGGTTATACAGCAATTTCTGGCGGCGGAATCCAACCTTCTAAGAATATTTTTTACACTAAATCCCAGAAAATTGTCTCCGTTGACATCCAGATGCCACCGCAATTACTGGCGACTTTTTTCCCTGGTCAGGATGGAGAAATTCCTCCCGAATTGACAATATTTGCCAAGGGTGAAGATTGGCAAACACTAATTTTCCCGGAAGCGACAACGGCAGTTAATTTAGTTGCCAGGCAAATCATCAATTGTCCCTACGAAGGAATGACGAAACGGATGTATTTGCAGGGAAAAGTCATTGAATTAATGGCACTGCAACTAGCTCCTATTCTTGCCGAACACAAGAAAAGCCAACCATCCCCACGTTTGCGTAGAGAAACCATTGACTCTATTTATCAAGCCAGGGAAATTTTACTCTCTCGGCTAGAAAATACGCCATCATTACTGGATTTAGCGCAAACTGTAGGAGTCAGTGAAAGAACCCTTCGCAGGGGTTTTCAAGAACTATTTAACACAACGGTGTTTGGGTATTTAACTAACCAAAGAATGGAAAAAGCCGAAAAATTATTGTGCTCCGGTCAATTTCCTATCACAGAAGTGGCAATGATGGTAGGTTATTCGAGTTCATCGCATTTTACCGCAGCTTTCAAGCGTCAATTTGGCATTACCCCTAGAGAATGCGCGGCTGGTAAATTGTCCGTTTGGCGATAA
- a CDS encoding DUF433 domain-containing protein, with amino-acid sequence MSSNLLQRITYNPEICHGKPCIRGLRYPVELILELLSAGMTPDEILADYDDLEREDIFAALQFAVRLSQVKSIHKIAS; translated from the coding sequence ATGAGCAGTAACCTCTTACAACGCATTACCTACAATCCCGAAATTTGTCACGGCAAGCCTTGTATAAGAGGACTTCGTTATCCTGTAGAATTGATTCTGGAATTACTTAGCGCAGGCATGACACCAGATGAAATCTTAGCAGATTATGACGATTTAGAGCGGGAAGATATTTTTGCGGCTCTGCAATTTGCTGTGCGTCTTAGCCAAGTTAAAAGTATACATAAAATTGCTTCATGA
- a CDS encoding filamentous hemagglutinin N-terminal domain-containing protein: MAKFKFLIGNISISLCLLNFTAAKAEIIPDDTLPTNSIVRPVGNIRVIEGGTQRGENLFHSFREFSFSVLTSNVTGNVAIFNHNLAVRNIITRITGGSHSYIDGLITAASGSRANLFLINPQGIIFGANASLNIGGSFVATTANSIKFADGLEFNATTNNNTSLLTVNVPVGLQFGDSPGNIEQPIVADLPLGLQVGNGRTLGLIGGNLLLESSLLEAPGGRVELGSVTGGGFVSLSQVDDAYAAGYSGVQNFGDIRLAAGTLVNTGSIPMQDSGGAIQIQGRNVTIDDSLVFAVNFGLQTGNSLIVNATESLKVGGISNILTIAQSQAKAGDIWITAKDSVELGEESFIGSQVCSLGESCANVTGNGGNLTIETRRLLLTDGAGIEASTFGAGNTGNILVRATDSIDLRGESADGDIPSGIFAQVAPDAPENAGNTGTITLETQQLNIQGGAQISNVSRYGSQGGDLLINASAGMQVSGTSQFATASSLDIFRSGIFAVTQAGTTTNDSTLNINTGLLTVENGARITADNLNIVGDRLIIQNGAEVTVAGESGNLSIKARSLKLDNQSQLIAQTTSGNGGNINLNLSAILRLRLNSQISTFADGNGGNIEINSPFIVATPNENNDITANVFGGAGGRVTISTQKFLGLVVRNRGELEQILGTTDPNQLDSGFLLTNDILTFSQASPSFTSMVTINQPDVDSRQRFAAFSTNPINTSRLTQVCSSDGETEPGLKATFPGDRETKNSPSPHHLLTISNFTPINVVDNPDSPKIVEAQGWVMDTNGNIALVAPVPTVNHQHPWFSSTICHIHE, from the coding sequence ATGGCCAAATTTAAGTTTTTAATCGGGAACATCAGTATTTCATTATGTTTATTAAACTTTACAGCCGCAAAAGCAGAAATTATTCCTGATGATACGCTTCCTACTAACTCTATTGTTAGACCTGTAGGGAACATCCGAGTAATTGAGGGAGGTACTCAAAGGGGAGAAAATTTATTTCATAGTTTTAGGGAATTTTCTTTTTCTGTTTTAACTAGCAATGTTACAGGAAATGTTGCTATTTTTAACCACAATTTGGCAGTGCGAAACATTATTACTAGAATTACTGGTGGCTCACATAGTTATATTGATGGTTTGATTACAGCCGCCTCAGGTAGTAGAGCTAATTTGTTTTTGATTAATCCCCAGGGCATAATTTTTGGGGCAAATGCTAGTTTAAATATTGGTGGTTCTTTTGTGGCGACGACTGCAAATAGTATCAAGTTTGCTGATGGGTTAGAATTTAATGCAACTACTAATAATAATACTTCTTTATTAACAGTAAATGTTCCTGTAGGGTTACAATTTGGTGATAGTCCGGGAAATATTGAACAGCCGATTGTTGCTGATTTACCTTTGGGATTGCAAGTAGGAAATGGCAGAACTTTAGGATTAATCGGTGGGAATTTATTATTAGAAAGTAGTCTTTTGGAAGCGCCAGGGGGGAGAGTTGAGCTAGGTAGCGTTACTGGAGGTGGTTTTGTCAGCCTCAGCCAAGTTGATGATGCTTACGCTGCTGGATATTCAGGTGTACAAAATTTTGGAGATATCAGGCTTGCGGCTGGAACTTTAGTTAATACTGGTAGTATCCCCATGCAAGATAGTGGTGGTGCAATTCAAATTCAAGGGAGAAATGTCACTATTGACGATTCACTAGTTTTTGCAGTTAATTTTGGTTTGCAAACAGGAAATAGCCTCATTGTTAATGCTACTGAATCTTTAAAAGTAGGTGGTATTTCTAATATCTTGACTATTGCTCAATCTCAAGCTAAGGCGGGAGATATTTGGATTACGGCTAAAGATTCGGTAGAACTGGGGGAAGAATCATTTATTGGTTCACAGGTCTGTTCTTTAGGGGAAAGTTGTGCCAATGTGACAGGTAATGGTGGCAATTTGACCATTGAAACTAGGCGACTTTTACTAACAGATGGTGCAGGGATAGAAGCTTCTACATTTGGTGCAGGAAACACGGGAAATATTTTAGTTAGAGCTACAGATTCTATAGATTTGAGGGGAGAAAGTGCCGATGGCGATATTCCCAGTGGAATTTTCGCGCAAGTTGCCCCCGATGCTCCAGAAAATGCAGGTAATACTGGCACAATTACCTTAGAAACTCAACAGTTAAATATTCAAGGTGGCGCACAAATATCTAATGTTTCTAGGTATGGAAGTCAGGGGGGAGACCTATTGATTAATGCCTCAGCAGGTATGCAAGTGAGTGGTACTTCCCAATTTGCTACAGCCTCATCTTTAGATATTTTTCGTAGTGGGATTTTTGCTGTAACTCAAGCAGGAACTACCACCAATGACAGCACATTAAATATCAATACTGGATTACTGACTGTAGAAAACGGAGCCAGGATAACGGCAGATAACTTAAATATTGTAGGCGATCGCCTAATTATTCAAAATGGGGCAGAAGTTACGGTGGCTGGAGAGTCGGGAAATTTATCTATCAAGGCGCGATCGCTTAAACTAGATAACCAAAGTCAATTGATTGCTCAAACTACCTCCGGTAATGGTGGCAATATAAATCTCAATCTCAGCGCCATATTGCGACTACGCCTTAATAGTCAAATTTCTACATTTGCTGACGGTAATGGTGGCAACATCGAAATTAATAGCCCTTTCATTGTGGCAACTCCCAATGAAAATAACGACATCACCGCCAATGTGTTCGGGGGTGCAGGGGGTAGGGTGACAATCAGTACTCAGAAATTTCTTGGTTTAGTTGTGCGTAATCGAGGCGAACTTGAGCAAATTTTAGGGACTACCGACCCAAATCAGCTTGACTCAGGATTTCTACTCACCAATGATATCCTGACTTTCTCACAGGCCAGCCCATCTTTCACAAGTATGGTCACAATTAACCAGCCGGATGTAGACTCTCGTCAGAGATTTGCTGCGTTCTCTACAAATCCCATCAATACATCCAGGCTAACCCAGGTTTGTAGTTCAGATGGTGAGACAGAACCAGGACTGAAAGCAACTTTTCCAGGAGACAGGGAAACCAAAAATTCCCCCAGTCCTCACCATTTGTTAACAATCAGTAATTTTACGCCCATTAATGTTGTGGATAACCCTGATTCCCCTAAAATTGTGGAAGCACAGGGATGGGTGATGGATACCAATGGCAATATTGCTTTAGTTGCTCCAGTTCCTACTGTTAATCATCAACATCCCTGGTTTTCGTCCACCATCTGCCATATTCATGAATAA
- a CDS encoding DUF5615 family PIN-like protein, which produces MRFLVDSQLPARLARFLEFAGYDTIHTRDLPNRNATSDIEINAISIRDERILITKDSDFLNSFLTIQKPFKLLLITTGNINNLELEALFAANLKALVELFESHSYIEMSRDSIIAHL; this is translated from the coding sequence ATGAGATTTCTGGTTGATTCTCAATTACCTGCTCGACTTGCTCGATTCCTAGAATTTGCGGGTTATGACACAATTCATACAAGAGATTTGCCTAATCGAAATGCTACATCAGATATAGAAATTAACGCGATATCAATACGAGATGAGCGCATATTAATTACGAAGGATTCTGATTTTTTAAATTCTTTTTTAACGATTCAAAAACCGTTTAAATTATTACTTATAACAACAGGTAATATTAACAACTTAGAATTAGAAGCATTATTTGCAGCTAACTTAAAAGCTTTGGTCGAATTATTTGAGAGTCACTCCTATATTGAAATGAGTCGTGATTCAATTATTGCTCACCTGTAA
- a CDS encoding iron-siderophore ABC transporter substrate-binding protein, giving the protein MGNQLCRLNKPFLIMAISLLLITACYQPVIQKPHISQQHPVECRVIKHELGETCVPLKPRRIIALDPENTLDPLVALGIKPIGFGSYTHKGEESLHGVSLDEVKGATNVGNAYQPSLEKILMLKPDLILSTNAHQYKLLTAIAPTVPVPYPNYTMLVDQAFFKENLRYVAKIVGKEAKAEEVLNQYQIRIEELKKRIGNHLEQVEISVLFHTGGYIWTTIKGIQPISPILTDIGIRHKFALPGNGGWNLSIEKIGEYDSDILFIVDVDRRGASFYFQNPIFSSLKAFKNNRVYFVDKVGWYTLGISGANKTLDDLFKYLPYQ; this is encoded by the coding sequence ATGGGAAATCAGCTATGTCGTCTAAATAAGCCATTTTTAATCATGGCTATTTCCTTACTTTTAATTACTGCTTGTTATCAACCTGTTATCCAAAAACCTCATATTTCCCAACAGCATCCTGTGGAGTGTCGAGTTATTAAGCATGAATTAGGTGAAACCTGTGTCCCACTTAAACCACGGCGCATTATTGCATTAGACCCAGAAAACACACTCGATCCCCTGGTAGCTCTCGGTATCAAACCGATTGGTTTTGGGTCTTATACGCACAAAGGAGAAGAATCTCTTCATGGCGTATCATTAGATGAAGTGAAAGGAGCTACGAATGTTGGAAATGCTTATCAGCCTTCATTAGAAAAAATTTTGATGCTCAAACCCGACTTAATTTTATCGACAAATGCACATCAATATAAGTTATTAACAGCGATCGCTCCTACTGTTCCTGTACCCTACCCAAATTATACAATGCTAGTTGATCAGGCTTTCTTTAAAGAAAACCTGCGATATGTTGCTAAAATAGTTGGTAAGGAAGCAAAAGCAGAGGAAGTTTTAAATCAATACCAGATAAGAATTGAAGAATTAAAAAAACGTATAGGAAATCATCTGGAACAAGTAGAAATTTCCGTATTGTTTCATACTGGTGGTTATATATGGACAACCATTAAAGGTATTCAGCCAATTTCCCCAATTCTAACTGATATAGGGATACGTCATAAATTTGCACTTCCTGGTAATGGTGGGTGGAATCTCAGTATTGAAAAAATCGGTGAGTACGATTCAGATATTCTGTTTATAGTTGATGTTGACCGCAGAGGAGCAAGTTTTTATTTCCAAAATCCCATATTTAGCAGTCTGAAAGCATTCAAAAACAATCGAGTTTATTTTGTGGACAAAGTAGGATGGTATACGCTAGGTATATCAGGAGCTAATAAGACATTGGATGACTTGTTTAAATATTTGCCATACCAGTGA
- a CDS encoding helix-turn-helix transcriptional regulator: MAIALTQREEEELWDEAEQTSLQPSSIEPFEFYVEMPSFLGSGYHKEIELHPELYLIIIDCEYRDDYVLKRPASNHPLQFGVFLSGIIKDDDSSWIGERNAVISGAGIQREMKVKHFQSPRILGINIEMSPDLLATFFPGKDGGIPPELKLLAKEDDWQTLVYPEMTPAVRFLTQQIFNCPYQGITKRIYLQAKVLELIALQVSPLLTGEGFSQPLPLKSDTIARIHHAKQILLSRLENPPLLIELAGLVGVSDRTLRRGFRELFGTTVFGYLTQMRMEKAEQLLRGTNTNVAEVANLVGYSHLGHFAAAFKRKYGITPSQCLLGKKSVSGL, from the coding sequence ATGGCGATCGCACTCACACAACGCGAGGAAGAGGAACTTTGGGATGAAGCAGAACAAACTAGTCTGCAACCTTCATCTATAGAACCATTTGAATTTTACGTGGAAATGCCGAGTTTTTTGGGAAGTGGCTATCATAAAGAAATTGAATTGCATCCCGAACTTTATCTGATAATTATTGATTGTGAGTACCGCGATGACTATGTACTCAAACGTCCAGCTTCAAATCATCCCTTGCAATTTGGTGTATTCCTCTCAGGAATAATTAAAGATGACGATAGTAGCTGGATTGGGGAAAGAAATGCGGTTATTTCTGGGGCTGGAATTCAACGGGAGATGAAGGTAAAACACTTTCAATCTCCCCGGATATTGGGGATTAACATTGAGATGTCCCCTGATTTATTAGCAACTTTTTTCCCTGGAAAAGATGGAGGGATTCCCCCAGAATTAAAATTATTGGCAAAGGAGGATGATTGGCAAACCTTAGTTTATCCAGAAATGACTCCAGCCGTAAGATTTTTGACACAACAAATATTTAATTGTCCCTATCAAGGAATCACAAAACGAATTTATTTACAAGCGAAGGTGCTGGAGTTAATTGCTTTACAGGTATCTCCTCTCCTTACTGGTGAAGGATTTTCCCAACCATTACCATTAAAATCAGATACCATTGCCAGGATTCACCATGCCAAACAAATCCTTCTTTCTCGCTTAGAAAATCCTCCGTTGTTGATAGAATTAGCTGGGTTGGTGGGGGTAAGCGATCGCACTTTACGCAGAGGTTTTCGAGAATTATTTGGCACAACTGTATTCGGTTATCTTACTCAAATGCGGATGGAGAAAGCCGAACAGTTGTTGCGCGGAACTAATACGAATGTTGCCGAAGTTGCCAATTTAGTCGGTTATAGCCATCTTGGTCACTTTGCAGCAGCCTTTAAAAGAAAGTATGGCATTACACCAAGTCAATGTTTGTTGGGTAAAAAGTCCGTTTCGGGACTGTGA